The DNA sequence gagccttgctcaagggcccaacggctgtgcggatcttattgtggcaacaccgtgATTAgacccaccgaccttgcatatcccagtcatgtaccttaaccactacgttactattattattactattatgaaCGCCGCTCCCAAAATAACTGGGTGAATTTAGTAAAACGAATGAAACTGTCATGGAGAAAAAGGTAAGCATCAAGTTGCCACCTGCcagttggaataaaaaatattgaaataaaatctaTCAACTACACTATCTGTGGTGGTGATAATATCAGCAATGGTGTTGTAATGAAAAACTGAACTAATAATAAAGTCATGTTTTTCATGACAGTTCTTTGCCAGGCCAGGTTGGAAGAGACCTAGGAAATTTCCAGATGCTTTACATCCTTGTTCTACAGAAACGTATAGTTTGCCAGTGCTCATCAGAGAGCCCTGGTGTATTTCAAAGGCAGAGTAGAACTTGAGGTAGGCTAGAagcagggctcattccaatcacttatttttcttttccttgctcctaacCTGGAAatcaaggtccgccatctttaaggacattccaaccccttaaatgttccttctaggagctagaagtagaagtttgGAACTCCCAATCCTGCTTTTGAGCAAGGGAACACAATCGCATCCTTTACAGAAGAATCCTGTTAGAGgtggctttgaactgacgtttgaaggagtgGTGACGTTCCGTTTGCAGAGTTCGcattttctcgatttccccgtcttcacttccttttttttttgcctcattCTCGTCTCCTGATGGGTGATGCTCGGAGTAGAAAAAGGAGCAAGGAATAGAAAGAAAAATTTGCGAATCAGCCCACTGTCTTAACAGCACGTGAAATTATGTGTCTAATGGGCCTATACCCATCATCAATCTTTCTGATGCGTTTCACCAtgtgtggtgtaatggttagagAACTCGATTTGTAACctgaaggttgcaggtttgattcccagttaGGGCACTGCTGTTcccttaatgaaaataaaatgattcacattcagtaaaatatctgtctaaaCTTGTAAAAGTGTCATATAAAAATGATGAGttgagtgtaatgtaatgtaaaatgagtTTGGGCGTATGTGTGCGGTTGTTAGTGTAGCTTATTTGCGCAACACATTTCACCTCAGGCAACATTTACTCGCAtaaaatttttatttgaattgtatCCCTGTCCCAAGAGAATATTGTGCCTAATAAAACCCGGAAAGAAGATTAAAAAGTATGGATACTTTACTTTGACCACTAGGTGGAGACAATATAAAGGGCTTTATATTTCCAGTCAATGTGTGGTCTCTCATTGTATGTCACTAGTTATTTGAGCTATGCATATCATATAACACATAAAGCATAAGTGGTGTGGGTGTCACCCTTTACCTGTTCAGATTTTAGACCATGAAAGAGTTTCTGATATggcatttcttttttatgatttattaaGTAAGAATGTCAGCTAACTAAGGCAAAACCATCTTTCCCCCAGGATGTTTTTTCAAAGACTGGACTGTTCATGGGTTTACATGCGATGAAGAAGCCTGCACTGTATAGGGGATAGGGTACAGGATTCTGtatgtgttgttgtgtttaggtatgtatgtgtgcagtaaTCAAGTGCACGTGCACAAACGTACTGCCAAGTTAGTGTATTGCATAATATGTTTTGCAGACAGACTAATTAGTTGATTGATTGGAATGGTCTAATGTAAGGCTAATTGTGGGCGTATTTAATATTAGGTCTGACTGAGACTTTTTTCCGACCATGTTTCTAAAATGTTTAGTTTACAACCAGGAGCCTGTCAAGGCAGCTGCCTGCTTTTATTCCTAAATTATGAAACAAAGACTCAAGTAACATGTGGAGTTcctgctttttttgtttgttttacaataaATTGCCATTATCTTGGGAGTTTTTAAGTCTTTGGTTGTCCTGGGGGAACTGTTCATCTACTGCTGTGATGGAATGGATGTATAGTTTAAACCAGATAATCCAGTAAAAACCAATGCAATCCTGTAAAACAgtaaaatgcccagtgttaaATAAACTCTTCCAGAGTATAATGGTCCCaattggactcatatgtactcttAGTTTAACTGACAGTGGACATTTCGGTGCGCTCCTTTCTTATTGTCCTGTAAAGACACTGTTGTAAAAGCTGACAGACCTATGAGTTTTCACTcagtgtgatgtctgtgttgaTCTTCCTGAGGTCTGGTTGCTATACATATCATACATGGAAGAAGTAAAACGCTCTTGTTGAAATGTTAAGTCTCCTAACTAGAAGATTTCAATTAATAACCATGGTTTACACAAGGGATTCAACATTCTCTGATGCAGCACTCTGATTTTGCAGTGTATTCCTGTCTCTTTTTGGTCTTAAAATGATAGGCCCTCTGAGAATAACAGAGTTGCAGTTTATCAATCAACTTTTCTCctaccaaaaaaagaaacaggtcTTCTGGTTCTGGTTTCGTGGAACACTGGGCAATggaaaatgcaaatacaatcaTATCCAAACTAGATGGGTTACTTTTTCCTTTTGACACAATCGGCTACCAATTAAGAAAGTTAATGAACAAGGAAGACAtttaacatctctctctctctctctctctctctctctctctctctcacacacacacacacacgctctctctctctcacacacacatgctctctctctctctctctctctctctctctctctctctctctctctcacacacacacacacacacacacacaccaaaccatATCTGTCATTCTGATGACTCACCGCGACGCAGTGCGCATATGTACATGCAGTAGACTCAATTGAGAATTGCTTCCATCACATATTCGCCTATGTATGTAGTCTAATCGGTTCGAATTTATTGTAGAGTACAATTTGAAGAACATGCACAGTTTCGGCATTAAGAGTGGGatgaatttgttttaaaattagCACGCATAGAGAAAATTTACCTTTTCGGGGTACTTTCGAAATACCGGTATATTTGTGGGAATTGGGGTACGAGCCACAACGATGTAAAGTGATGACACGTAATTTCGCTTAATAAATACTGTTCAGCACCACGGACAGCTCTAAAGAGTAACGCTGATAACACAAAAGCTCATCTATTAATGTGATAGGTCTATGTTTTGGCGGGATAATAAACTTAGAAATTTATTAGTTTTAGTTtattcgttttttgttttgtttttttggttgggggggggggggggatccatCTTTTTGTTATTGTGAAAATGGTAATTTCATGTGGGGTATAACACATGACTtcacacttacacttacactcaGCAACTCAATGAAAAACTATAATTAAGTCCGCTCAGTATTAGTGATTTTAATACATACTAGATGGTCGTCTATACTGTATCTAACCGGAATAAATGCTatactttttttgcatttagtggTTCATGCTACGTTGACTTGAGAATATTCATCCCAGGAAGACatagatgggggagggggagcgttGTGATAGTGAAGGAACCCCCCTTCTAGATGCGCTCGTGGCCTCAAAATAGCTCCGTGAATTTCAGTGCCTTTGCTGCGCACTGGAAAGGCAGATCACACACAGAATAGGTTACACCACCCGCGCACTCTGACGCAAGGATGTGGCTTCATTCATTCAGCGCTGCAAACTGCCCGCGTTGGCTCTGTCTGAACCGGGCAGATCCTCTGCAAATCGGAACCTAACCGAAGCACGTTTTTAATGCCAAGATGTCATAAGAGGATAACTGTCGATTATCTttcgctgtttttttttccaacgcACGCAGACCCATGCCTTCCTTTTTCACCCGAGGAAACACATGGGGTCTCCAGCGAAATACTTGTCTGTGCACGAAACCCAGTCCGTTCCTTTTTTTGTCGGAGAGATAATGTGGAACACGTCCGAATCGGCGGAAAAAACAGACGGCAAAAAGGAATTGGTAGTTCGCACGGTGACTGGTTGTTTGCTTTCTCTTCTCATCTTATGGACTCTATTGGGAAACATCATGGTATGCTCCGCGGTTCTCAAGTTTAGGCACTTGCGAACTAAAGTGacaaacattttcattgtgtctctggctgtttctgatctgttcgTTGCTGTGCTAGTCATGCCCTGGAAAGCAGTGGCTGAGGTTGCGGGATATTGGCCATTCGGACCCTTCTGTAACATCTGGGTGGCTTTCGACATTATGTGTTCCACGGCTTCCATCCTAAATCTCTGCGTCATAAGCGTGGATAGGTACTGGGCCATATCTAGTCCGTTCCGATATGAGAGAAAAATGACTCAAAGAGTGGCCTTTGTAATGATTAGTGTGACTTGGACGTTGTCTGTACTTATTTCGTTCATACCAGTGCAGCTGAACTGGCATAAAGCCAGCGACGAGGAGGTCGGGATGAATGGCACCTCTTTTGGGGAAATATCTGAAAACTGCGACTCCAGTCTCAACAGAGAATACGCCATATCTTCTTCTTTGATAAGTTTCTATATTCCCGTAGCAATTATGATTGTGACCTACACAAGAATATACAGGATTGCACAAATTCAGATACGGAGGATATCTTCTTTAGAGCGCGCGGCGGAGCACGCGCAAAGTTGCAGGACAAACAGACTCGAGTGCCAACACCACAATACCTTGAAAACGTCTATTAAAAGGGAAACCAAAGTCTTTAAAACTTTATCTGTGATCATGGGCGTTTTTGTCTTCtgctggttgcccttctttatTCTAAATTGCATAGTCCCATTTTGTGACAAGCCACCGACAGACCACACAGCCGGACTTCCTTGCGTGAGTGAAACAACTTTTGACGTGTTCGTTTGGTTTGGATGGGCAAATTCCTCTCTAAATCCAATTATATACGCGTTCAACGCCGACTTTAGAAAAGCCTTTGCCAGCCTTCTAGGGTGTCGTAATTTCTGCTCGACAACACCAGTTGAAACTGTGAACATAAGCAACGAGCTTGTCTCTTATAACCAAGACACACTATTTCATAAAGAAATCGTTACCGCGTACGTGAACATGATTCCAAACGTGGTGGACTGCACCGACGACAACGAGGACACCTTTGACAGGATATCACAATTTTCTCATAACAATGAAATTGCAACCGACTCAGTTTGTGACTTGGACGACTGCGAGGCAGATATTTGCTTGGATAGACTCGCGCCGTTCACCCCTAATGGTTTACATTAGCTCATTTGTCTAAAAATCAATGCAAACAGATGATGTATTGCTCTAATCAGATATTTAAACTGTGTTGTCGTTATTACATACAGTGACGTTGTTATATTGTGACAGTAGGCAGGACATTATGTGTATTTATCTGTTGAAATGGTATGGTCATATGCTTTTAAAAGTGTTGCTTAATCGCTAACAACTCTATCAtgctttatattatttattacacGTCGTGTCCAAATCCACGGGGACAGAAAatcattacagtacattcattAGGTTAATTGTATTCTGAACATGCGTGACTGAAATGAATACGATGAATGACAGAAAGTTAGTTGCCTTTGTTCAATAGGGTTAACTACCGACAGAGGCAGCAAGACTTGTTTTAGTTTCAGATAATAGGGAAATTCTTATGGCAAGCCCATCATGGTCATTTAGAGAATTTCAAAAGCCTTATTTACTCCGAACATGTGCAATATATTATAGACTACAGAGGCGTGCGTCATTTTGAAATTATGTGTTTAAGAGCAGCTTCCCGCCCCCTGTTACCACGCCTCAATAAGTGTAATTTatgcacacgcacgtgcacagtCCGTCTTGTGAAGTCGCTCACTGCTTTGACAAGCATATCAAGGGAAGAAGTCGAAATATGTGGTATTATGCCTATTCTAAATTGATCACCAGTGAAGTCCGATGTATTTGCCCAAATATAGCCACCAAGCATAGATCCAGTGTAAAATTATGAATGTGATGTCGATTAAGATTATAATTGATGATTACTTTCATTGTCAAAGAACAGGTAATAATGGCAATATGTTGTATTTATGGAACACTTTTCATTGCTTAgaaatctcaaagtgctttacaattgacaCTGGAACATTTTCATTGTATATTGGTAAAGGAAAAAcaagaatatttatttatttatttatttatttatttatttatttatttatttagcctaTTTAGGCATTTGCACGTTGAAACAGATGCTCAACCCACACATTGGTTAGACACCACTGGGGTAGTGAGGTGTTTAGTGAGAAAAACATCTgtacatgtttttgtgttttttcgcAGTGGCATGCCGAAGTTGAGTTGGGTGTTGCTGCATTGTAATTTGTTGATTAGACACAGGCCAGGGATCCTTACAACAAATTCTCTCAATTCTCTGGACAGGGCCTCAATTCTAGACCAACGATAATGCATaattattggaaaataaaaccaaaaaatattttctcagtCACCTTGAGCGGGAGTGAATCTGCAGTAATCTTACCCATAGAGTTGCACTTATTTATGAATTGGTGTACCCCTTTGCTTCTAACAATCCGCAGCGAAATAGCTTTTGGTGGAGAATGTGTGGAGAGGGCCACTCTATACCTCAGCTTAATTAATATTTCAGCTCTGAaacttatttcatttttagGCTACAGATATATTTTTAGGGTCAGAAATGAAAAGTACACAcaccataaaaaaacaaaactcagtgaccactttattaggcagacctgtagaCTAGCATTCTAATGCAAATATCAGCTATTCATGTGACTgtaactcaatgcataaaagcatgcatgctcaagaggttcagttgttgttcagaccaaacaacaaaatgaggaagaaatgtgatctaagtgatcgtggaatgattaaTGGTTCcatacagggtggttttagtGTCTCAGCAACTGCCAATATCCTGGgggtttcacacacaacagtctctagagtttacagagaagggtgcaaaaaacatccattgagctgcagttctgtggatgTAATGCCTTGTTCAGGAGAGAGGTCAGTGCAGAAGGGCCAGGCTAATAAAGTggtaaagtggtcactgagaaTATAAAGAAACTTGAAGAATACACAGAAGGAGAATGCACAGTGCCCCCTCACTGTTCAGCTGgatgtacatgtacatttgatttgatatatttccattaaaaatgtaaagatgACGCGGTATGAATGTAGACTGTTCTTCAAACTGTGAAGtacaatgacatttaaaaagaaataaaattctGTTTACAGAACATACAATGCCTCCATCCCCCAGTGATATACAAgcctttgttttagttttttttgttgttgagagATGATACAATTAGATCCCAATTTCTAGCATTTCAAAGATTCCTGAGAAAGCAATACTGgaccaggcagagtggaatcTTTTCAAATCTGATGAGGAGCGGTGCTACAACAAGTCAATTGTTTTTCCAATCAAATATTTACTCACTAATTTGAAGCTGAATGATTGGCTTTAGTTGGTGAGCGGTTGATTTAGGTTTCAAGAAACCTAAGGGGATTCCTCCCTCCTGtcatttcatctctctctctctctctctctctctctctctctctctctctcacacacacacacacacacacacaaaagagaaAGGTAAGGTTTGTAAAATACTCCTGAGTAAGAAGAAAAAACTCAAGAAATCACACGCAATGAACGATTTCAGATATATAATGCCAACAAATACAGATAAAAATAGGAATGCATATTATTAATAGACACTCAGCGTCTCAGTCTGTTTCTTTCACCTTCACCTTCGCCCTCTGTTCTTCTCTCTCTGCATGCCGTTTCCCTTACTCCCCTAACAGTCTTACCCACCCCCTCTTCTTacacatgttttatttacttcaACTCTCCAAACTCATCTTCCCCCTCTTTCATTTTCTCCCCACCCATATGTCTTACTATCGCTATTGGCcctcctctttcttcctctttcgACCTCTTTCCCCATGTGTTTACACTCCCCCATTCATCATTTACTCATATaatcttttcattattttcactcATGTATTTTCTCTCCCATAGAGGACGATGGGTGTGATAGAAAGGTGTATAAAAAAGCTCTATCAAAACCTTTTtattctttcttcttttgagCAGATTTAACCAACCAAACCAAAACCAGAAtcttacaacaacaacaacaaaaaaaagaataaaaaacttAAGGcacaataaatgctcaatgccCCAAACTgactcaaataaaataataaaaataaacttggtTCAGAAAGCAAGGGACACCTCTCTATTGTCTTgaactgtaccccccccccccccccccccctcctaaaTCCCTGAGAGAGACAAGGGGAAGCCAAGCATGTCCATCGAGAAAGGACTTTCTTCAAAAAACTTTCTTCAAAATACCCATCAATTTCTCATCTTCGAAAATCCTCTGAAGCAAAGTATCATGACTGAAGTCTTGTAAAACTTCAAAAAACCTGCTGGGGAACATTAATCAATGAACTGCCAAATGCTTATAAGGCCAATCAAACTGATTTTCAACATTCCAGAGAGGTTCACTCAAGTTAGGCACAGTGCAAGTGCTGGAGGACAATGTTACATGTCTTAAAAGTTCACTCAAGTTAGGCACAGTGCAAGTGCTGGAGGACAATGTTACATGTCTTAAAAGTATTTTTGCAGAGATGACGACTGAAGGGCTGAATTTAAAACAGATGTGCCCTCTCcaccaaatgaaaaatcacagtCACCCAACCTTCACAGCTGTTCCTACTTAGTACAGGTACAACAGAGCTtctatctagtcttgattctaggcttttgattgcctgaCAGTAATGggagccattatgaggctgagaaatgagaaaacaaaacagagatataggccaaacaataggcccaaaaacccaaaacaccaGATCAGAAACGCTCTTCAGGAGGCAGCCAGCCATAGATGTGACAGTGACTACTGTCCGCGGAAGACACAAACAACTATAGAGGCTACACTGAAAGAAGCAAAGCACTAGTTAGCCACAAAATCAGGATGGCTatgttacagtttgctaagaagtacttaaaagagtACAAATATTGACATAGTCCCAGAGTGATGGCCTGAGCAACatgtggaggccaaaaggaactgtcCAAGATCTAAAGAATcctcctcatctgtgaaacatgataGGGATGTTATAGTTTTGGCATGTACGGCTGCCACAaatgctggctcacttgtcttcactgACGATGTAACTACTAataatagcagcagcagaatgaattgtgaagtgtacagaaacatcttatctgTTCAACTTTGAccaaaatgcctcaaaactcatttgATGGTGAGTTTCAACCTACAGTAGGACAATGATAcatcagtgctctctttcttctttaaaaaaaaaaaaaacctgatttaaaaaaatttctCCCCAATTTGGTAGCCTCCCTATCTATTCCGATTGCCCATGTTAGCTGAGGATACATCGCTTTGGCCCAGCTCCCCGGAGAGATCTAGCGATCTAGAGAGTGACACGTCTTCTACCAACCTTATTGTCTCAGAGTGCCGTGACCGTGACTTCAAGGTGAGTGCAATCAGGGCACTATTGTATGTATGTGGCGATCCTACAGCCCCTGCCGAgttcctccccccacccctggaGCGACgtgccaattatgccgctcccaaGTGTGCCAGCCAAACTCAGCTTCGGCAGGACCAGTGTCACGTTCCATGTTTCCCAATTTTCTTGGTgttttcattagttcatgctcCGGTCCTCCgcttttccttttctcccaattACATGTCTTCGCCTTCCACtccatatatgtatttccttcctgtcaactGTTTTACCTGTTCCTCATTGTATTTCATTAGTGTGGATTTTTTGCCTGCCTATGTCCGTGTCTCTTGGCAAGTTTGTTTCGATGCTTGTTCTCTGTAGTTCTAGCCTCTGTTTACTTGTATTTATTACATGCCTGTTTTTGTcctatttgtttttctgtttcccgTTCTGCCTGCTTACTTTATTTTCGATTCCCTTTGTGTACCCAGACCTCTGTTTTTTGATCAGTCTTGGATTTCCTGTTACCGAACAATGCTTGGACCTTTGAATTTTCGGCCCTTGGATTAAGTACCCCTGCCTGTTTTGTACTGCCTACCCGTGTTGTACTTTGCATGTTATTACGACGACAAATTTGTGGATCCCCACTGTACCTGTTTTTCCTGCActtgacccctgcctgccttATTTTACTGTTCtgtgttaaagcctgccatttcATGTCATCATTTTGTCCACtattggttcttctgtcccTGACAGACCGGGATGCCAACCCCtgtgcaactgcatcaaactgacgtggggtggcctgtagcgtagtggttaaggtaaatgactgggacacgcaaggtcggtggttctaatcccggtgtagccacaataagatccactcagctgttgggcccttgagcaaggcccttaaccctgcattgcacctgGGGAGAATTGTCttctgctttgtctaatcaactgtatgttgctctggataagagcatctgtcaaatgccaataatgtaatgtaatgtgatgcctGCATCCAGGTCCAATGTTTTAGCCGTGCCCCACTGCGGcaccccctctctttcttcaaaatgatgttccaaacaatttgttttggtaagcctattgtttggcctacaTCTCTgactgtatttttcttttttcagattcataatggcttccttgactatCATTAGCCcaattctggtcctcatgttgacaaataccaataactgacaaaagcaaaaaaaaaatcaagactACATACTAAAACCtacactaaggaagtgattgatgACTAATCAAAGACACCTTTTATCCCAGATAttgtggtgccctgaaatgggggtaatatgtataaaaagtgctatactttctacatggtgaaatacatttactttcataaaagctgaaaatatgtgcattaaccACAAGtggattgtttgattacaaatctaaaattgtgaagtACCGggccaaatgaagaaaaaactatTCTTTGTCCCAAGACATATGGAGATCAATCAGAGCTCTCCTTTCACGTTTTGATTGAATTTCTGTCTCAGTGGTAATTGTTAATTCTTAATGTCATTATAAAAGGCTGCTTTTGTCGATACTATTGAGTGATTCCCACAGAATACCTAAGTACTCTTCATCTTCTAAACCACAGACTCATATATGTAGAGACAGCTCTACATATATGTATGTAGGAACCTGTTTTGCACTTTACCTTTCAttttgtgcacatgcacacagacacagacacacacatgcacccatatgcacacacacaaacatatgcacatgtgcacacaagcacatacatccatccatccatccattatctgaacccacttatcctgatcagggtcgcaggggggctggagcctatcccagcatacattgggcgaaaggcaggaatacaccctggacaggtcgccagtccatcgcagggccaagcacatacagtactgtgcaaaagtcttcggcacctgtataacattctgtacagataagattctttcaaaaataattcaatgaaaggtcctcaataaacgtactatacattttacattacattttagtttggcagaatagttaaaaactgaatc is a window from the Conger conger chromosome 8, fConCon1.1, whole genome shotgun sequence genome containing:
- the drd5a gene encoding D(1B) dopamine receptor — protein: MGSPAKYLSVHETQSVPFFVGEIMWNTSESAEKTDGKKELVVRTVTGCLLSLLILWTLLGNIMVCSAVLKFRHLRTKVTNIFIVSLAVSDLFVAVLVMPWKAVAEVAGYWPFGPFCNIWVAFDIMCSTASILNLCVISVDRYWAISSPFRYERKMTQRVAFVMISVTWTLSVLISFIPVQLNWHKASDEEVGMNGTSFGEISENCDSSLNREYAISSSLISFYIPVAIMIVTYTRIYRIAQIQIRRISSLERAAEHAQSCRTNRLECQHHNTLKTSIKRETKVFKTLSVIMGVFVFCWLPFFILNCIVPFCDKPPTDHTAGLPCVSETTFDVFVWFGWANSSLNPIIYAFNADFRKAFASLLGCRNFCSTTPVETVNISNELVSYNQDTLFHKEIVTAYVNMIPNVVDCTDDNEDTFDRISQFSHNNEIATDSVCDLDDCEADICLDRLAPFTPNGLH